A part of Candidatus Moraniibacteriota bacterium genomic DNA contains:
- a CDS encoding 3D domain-containing protein, translating to MRYFGTLAFLAILSLGITSEAQAAIETNTNTKTTPETKENITKSQTFTWSAILEQSIAEETATSNDPRDHSLISWKAKQAHLWNALPDGKFTINASAYTAAADECGKSDGITASGVKVQENRTLACPPSYPFGAKVAIEGYGIYTCEDRGGAIKNNHFDIYMETKTQAFAFGRKNLTAEIIQ from the coding sequence ATGCGGTATTTTGGTACCCTTGCCTTCCTTGCGATTCTCTCTCTCGGTATCACGAGCGAGGCGCAAGCGGCAATCGAGACCAATACCAATACGAAAACAACCCCTGAAACCAAAGAAAATATCACCAAATCCCAGACATTCACGTGGAGTGCTATTCTCGAGCAGTCCATTGCAGAAGAAACTGCCACGTCGAATGACCCGAGAGATCATTCTCTCATTTCATGGAAAGCCAAACAGGCACATTTGTGGAATGCGCTTCCGGACGGAAAGTTCACTATCAATGCCTCTGCCTATACGGCAGCCGCTGATGAATGTGGGAAGTCCGACGGCATCACCGCTTCCGGCGTGAAGGTGCAGGAGAATCGCACCCTCGCTTGCCCACCATCATATCCCTTTGGTGCCAAAGTTGCTATCGAAGGCTATGGCATCTACACCTGTGAAGACCGTGGTGGCGCAATCAAAAACAATCACTTCGACATCTATATGGAAACCAAAACCCAAGCATTTGCCTTCGGTCGAAAAAATCTCACGGCCGAAATCATCCAATAA
- a CDS encoding helix-turn-helix domain-containing protein: MKNYQHDDLLSTTQVAEILAISRFAVFQRIKRGTILARKIGRNYLIRYGDLIGNLNEKDKRTIEQAVKQAIEEYGETFKLLGKE, translated from the coding sequence ATGAAAAACTATCAACATGACGACCTCCTCTCGACGACACAGGTAGCTGAAATTCTCGCTATCAGCCGTTTTGCTGTGTTTCAAAGAATTAAGAGGGGGACTATTCTTGCTAGAAAAATTGGTAGAAATTACCTTATCCGTTATGGTGATTTAATAGGAAACCTCAACGAAAAAGATAAACGAACAATCGAACAAGCCGTCAAGCAAGCTATTGAAGAATACGGTGAAACATTCAAGTTGCTTGGTAAGGAATAA
- the rplS gene encoding 50S ribosomal protein L19: MDQKLIAFNLSQRRTDLPPVRTGDVVRVTRKIKEGAKERLQVFEGMIIAKKGGQSASQTITVRKVSFGIGVEIIFPLNSQQVEKIDFVKRTKAGRSKIYYVRHKSAKVLSRKLKEIPAKDIIIEKPVKKVANKAKKTAPKTAETAAEEKISAKE, encoded by the coding sequence ATGGATCAGAAACTCATTGCATTCAATCTCTCCCAGCGTCGCACCGACCTCCCTCCAGTCCGGACCGGCGATGTCGTCCGCGTCACCCGCAAGATCAAAGAAGGCGCCAAAGAACGCCTCCAGGTCTTCGAAGGCATGATTATAGCCAAAAAAGGCGGTCAGAGTGCTTCACAGACCATCACTGTTCGCAAAGTCTCTTTCGGTATCGGAGTGGAAATCATTTTCCCGCTCAATTCCCAGCAAGTAGAGAAAATCGACTTCGTAAAGCGCACCAAAGCCGGTCGTTCAAAGATTTACTATGTCCGCCACAAGTCTGCCAAGGTATTGAGTCGCAAACTCAAAGAAATCCCCGCCAAAGACATTATCATCGAGAAGCCTGTCAAGAAAGTCGCCAACAAAGCAAAGAAGACCGCTCCCAAAACAGCAGAAACCGCAGCAGAAGAAAAGATTTCAGCCAAAGAGTAG
- a CDS encoding response regulator produces the protein MNDPAPEMSAERRKVCLIDDEEAIREVYTVALTAEGFDVVSAENGETGLDLIRAEHPDIILLDLQMPLMDGFDVLKTLATDKDIAKIPVIILSNTDNEDAFRKAGTFNTRFFLIKSLTTPKKVVGAVREVFTS, from the coding sequence ATGAACGATCCTGCGCCAGAAATGTCGGCCGAGCGACGAAAAGTCTGTCTTATTGATGACGAGGAGGCTATTCGCGAGGTATACACCGTCGCCCTTACTGCTGAGGGATTTGACGTTGTGTCAGCGGAAAACGGCGAAACAGGACTCGATCTCATACGCGCCGAACACCCAGATATCATTCTGCTCGACCTGCAAATGCCCCTCATGGACGGGTTCGACGTACTCAAAACACTCGCAACAGACAAAGATATCGCCAAAATCCCCGTCATTATCCTGAGCAATACCGACAATGAAGACGCCTTCAGAAAAGCTGGAACCTTCAATACACGATTCTTCCTCATAAAATCCCTCACGACTCCCAAAAAGGTTGTCGGCGCCGTACGAGAAGTCTTCACCAGCTAA
- a CDS encoding type II toxin-antitoxin system death-on-curing family toxin has protein sequence MKYLSVSEIEYVAHTLAKELMSWNEPIPDFQSRYPNKLEACLAAPRQTFDKKQLYPRVYRKGSILFYLIIKDHPFQNGNKRIAIMALLYFLHKNGKWLKIDNQQLYNFAKWIAASDPAVREQVLGAIYEILRKYCINQNLSS, from the coding sequence ATGAAGTACCTCTCAGTTTCTGAAATCGAATATGTAGCCCATACACTTGCCAAAGAGTTAATGTCTTGGAACGAGCCTATCCCTGATTTTCAAAGCAGATATCCAAATAAGCTCGAGGCTTGTTTGGCCGCTCCTAGACAAACTTTTGATAAAAAGCAACTCTATCCAAGAGTTTATAGAAAAGGATCGATTTTGTTTTATCTTATAATCAAAGACCACCCCTTCCAAAATGGAAACAAACGTATAGCCATCATGGCGTTATTGTATTTTCTTCATAAAAATGGGAAGTGGTTAAAGATTGATAACCAGCAACTTTATAATTTTGCTAAATGGATAGCAGCAAGCGACCCCGCCGTTAGAGAACAAGTATTGGGAGCTATATATGAAATTTTAAGAAAATATTGCATTAATCAAAATCTTTCCAGCTAA